One Rhinolophus sinicus isolate RSC01 linkage group LG06, ASM3656204v1, whole genome shotgun sequence DNA window includes the following coding sequences:
- the MACROD1 gene encoding ADP-ribose glycohydrolase MACROD1 isoform X1 has product MSLQSRVSRRLAQLRVEGQLLRAPRPWPCPSAGATRTRSSACAPPASLGAQGPRARTPVGVGAWGTAAVRLTAGVRTWAPLAMAAKVDLSTSTDWKEAKSFLKGLSDKQREEHYFCRDFIRLKKIPTWKETAKGLSVKVEEPKYKKDKQLNEKISLFRGDITKLEVDAIINAASECSSSGSLSRAHRNTLVLASFDCTGLGVTAFAMFLQGLPSPCTCLGSCFLLCMMREKEYHRREDPEPAWNPREWLRMALDLGVPHRTHAPSRSSEQVFARLWSSSGLDTGQTSWVLGGLGTGIHTGGPQASFLGALGLHPWRPHCLSSARPTAHQGAAEIAVPAPSGASKSACLLAE; this is encoded by the exons ATGTCTCTGCAGAGCCGAGTGTCCCGCCGCTTGGCACAGCTGCGCGTGGAGGGGCAGCTGCTCCGCGCTCCGcgcccctggccctgcccctcgGCGGGTGCCACGCGGACCCGCAGCAGTGCGTGCGCCCCCCCGGCGTCCCTGGGGGCCCAGGGCCCCCGCGCGCGGACCCCAGTGGGAGTTGGGGCTTGGGGGACGGCGGCAGTGCGGCTAACAGCTGGGGTGCGCACCTGGGCCCCCCTGGCCATGGCGGCGAAGGTCGACCTCAGCACCTCCACCGACTGGAAGGAGGCAAAAT CCTTTCTGAAGGGCCTGAGTGACAAGCAGCGGGAGGAACATTACTTCTGCCGGGACTTCATCAGGCTGAAGAAGATCCCGACCTGGAAGGAGACTGCCAAAG GCTTGAGCGTGAAGGTGGAGGAGCCTAAGTACAAGAAGGACAAGCAACTCAACGAGAAGATCTCCCTGTTCCGAGGCGACATCACCAAGCTGGAGGTGGACGCCATCATCAACGCCG CCTCCGAGTGCAGCAGCTCTGGCAGCCTGTCACGTGCACACAGAAACACTTTGGTCCTGGCTTCATTTGACTGCACTGGGCTGGGAGTGACAGCGTTTGCCATGTTTCTCCAAGGACTCCCTTCTCCATGTACCTGCCTGGgctcctgtttcctcctctgcatgATGAGAGAG AAAGAGTATCACAGGAGGGAGGACCCAGAACCTGCCTGGAACCCCAGGGAATGGCTGAGAATGGCCCTGGATTTGGGGGTCCCACACAGAACCCACGCCCCCTCCAGGTCCTCTGAGCAAGTGTTTGCCCGGCTCTGGTCTTCCAGTGGCCTTGACACTGGTCAGACCTCATGGGTCCTTGGTGGTCTTGGCACGGGTATACACACCGGGGGTCCTCAGGCATCATTTCTGGGGGCCCTGGGGCTTCATCCCTGGCGGCCCCACTGCCTTAGCTCAGCGCGGCCCACTgcccaccagggggcagcagagaTCGCAGTCCCCGCGCCCAGTGGCGCCAGTAAATCAGCCTGTTTATTAGCGGAATAA